In a single window of the Candidatus Celerinatantimonas neptuna genome:
- the pel gene encoding Pectate trisaccharide-lyase, translating into MSVTSLFRARPISIVIAGLLAVGTAQASSSLADGYASLNGGTTGGEGGSTVYATTGTEINEAMCDRDSDDTSLIIYVTGTINHSNTTKVRGSCNTRADAIQFKGVSNISLIGTSSGATLDQIGVHIRDSSNIIIRNLTIKNVKKSGSPTSNGGDAIGIEKDVHNIWIDHNRLEASGGEDDGYDSLIDMKNNTKYVTVSYNYLYDSGRGGLIGHSDSDSTNTYITFHHNYYKDIDSRMPLLRFGTAHSYDNYFYNIAKSGMNPRIGGKIKAENNYFKDAQNPIGTFYTDDMGYWDISGNVFDNVTWLSNSTNHPAGPDPESTTSITIPYSYTLDKASCLPTLLPKLVGPSTSDAVSDGNCGVK; encoded by the coding sequence ATGAGCGTTACGTCTTTATTCAGAGCCAGGCCTATTTCAATTGTTATAGCCGGATTACTGGCCGTGGGAACAGCCCAGGCTTCATCATCATTAGCCGACGGATATGCAAGTTTAAATGGTGGCACGACTGGTGGTGAAGGCGGAAGCACTGTTTATGCAACAACAGGTACCGAAATTAATGAAGCAATGTGTGATCGGGACTCTGATGATACATCATTGATCATCTATGTTACTGGTACAATCAATCACAGTAATACCACAAAAGTCCGGGGCAGCTGTAATACGCGGGCTGATGCCATTCAATTCAAAGGTGTCAGCAACATTTCTTTGATCGGTACCAGCAGTGGTGCAACACTTGATCAAATTGGTGTGCATATTCGTGATTCATCCAACATTATTATTCGAAATCTAACCATTAAAAATGTGAAAAAATCAGGAAGCCCGACTTCCAACGGCGGTGACGCAATTGGCATTGAAAAAGATGTCCACAATATCTGGATTGACCATAACAGACTTGAAGCCTCAGGCGGTGAAGACGATGGTTATGATTCACTCATCGATATGAAAAACAATACCAAATATGTCACCGTTTCATATAACTATTTATATGATTCAGGCCGTGGTGGTTTGATTGGACACAGTGATAGCGACAGTACTAATACTTATATTACCTTCCACCACAACTACTACAAAGACATTGATTCAAGAATGCCGTTATTGCGTTTTGGAACAGCCCATTCATACGATAACTACTTCTATAACATAGCCAAATCAGGCATGAACCCACGTATTGGTGGCAAAATTAAAGCTGAAAACAACTACTTTAAAGATGCACAAAACCCAATCGGCACATTCTATACCGACGATATGGGATACTGGGACATCAGCGGTAACGTATTTGATAATGTGACCTGGCTGAGCAATAGCACAAACCATCCAGCAGGACCAGACCCTGAATCAACTACATCGATCACTATTCCATATAGCTACACATTGGATAAGGCAAGTTGCCTGCCAACCTTACTGCCTAAATTGGTTGGTCCATCAACCAGTGATGCAGTTTCTGACGGAAACTGCGGTGTAAAATAG